From the genome of Terriglobia bacterium:
GTGCGCAATCCAGATGTCCTCTTGCTTCTCCCGCTGCTTGCGCGTCCCCATCGACATGCGCGACATTCTACGAACTATGCCTGTGGATACTTCAGTACTTTCCGCTCACGAATCCAGACTTGCACCACGGGCTGTTAGGAATTTCTACATCACTAAAGACTGGATTGTGTCTGTTGCAGCGCGGCGAATCTATCTCACTGCTGCAGGACTGTCACTTGCATTTCTTCTCTTATTGATAGCTCTTCAGTTTGTTGGTGAGGTTCCTGTGCCTTGGGTCCCGATTGTCAGAGCGCTTGTGTTCGCAGGTGTTGTTGGGACGGCAACCACGATGGTTGCAATGGAATACTTCCTGTTCGGCTTCGACAAATCATCCGCATTTAAGAAGGCATTTTGGTTTTGCATAATGCTCTTTCCGGTGCTCGGAGCAGCTCTGTACTGTTTCATCGTGTATTCCCGATCGGACGCCTTTACTTCAGCAGGGTAGAAACCGGCGTAGGGACCCAAGGCATAGGTTGCTCTTATCTTTTGTGCCTTCGCTGCGCCCGCGATGGCTTCTCCTCGATGACCGCAAACTGGAGCTTGCGTTGCACGCTATCAATGCGGTCCAGGATCACGCGTACGCGTTCGCCCAGCGAATACTTCTTCTTGGTTCGCTGGCCGATGATCTGCTTGGTAGTGTCGTGGTAGGTGTACTGGTCGTCGGTGAGGCTGGAAAGCGGCACCAGTCCCTCGATGAACATGTCCATCAGCTCGACAAAGAAGCCGAACTTGGTCACGCTGATAATGAGCGCCTCAAATTCCTCGCCCACGCGGCCCTGCATGAACTTGATCTTCTTCCAGTCCATCAGCTCGCGTTCGGCATCGTCGGCGCGCCGCTCCGCCCCGGATGACTCCTGCGCAATGTCGTGCAAGACCTCGGGCGGGACGGGGCCATCGTGTTCAGCGGCTGAAGCCGCATCTTTGTCATGTCGCTTTTCGGCACGACTGAAGTCGTGCCCTGATACACGGGCCGCGTGTCCCGCCCGCTTCGGCGACCCCTTCGCCCACGGCGACTCTTGTTTTTCCTGGAGCCTAGAGCCCGAAGCCTGAAGCCTCATCTCCGCCCACGCTCCGTGTTTTTCGCTCAGCACTCCGACACCCAACGGCACTGGGCCATCGTGCTTCTCTGCCGATTCCACCAGTACCTCTTTCAAAATCCGGTGCACGATCAGGTCCGGATAACGCCGAATCGGCGAGGTGAAGTGGGTGTAGGTCGGCGCCGCCAGCGCGAAATGGCCGACGTTCTCCTCCGAGTACTTCGCCTGCTTCAGAGAGCGCAGCATCAGGTACGACAGGATTCGCTCCTCCGGCTTGCCCGCGATCTTCTCGGCCAGCTTCTGGTACATGTGCGGCGTAATGTGCACGTCCTCGGGAATTTCCAGCTCGTGTTGCCGCTGCCCCGAGCGCGTGCGCGGCCCCGGCCCGCGGCCCGGCCGTCGCTGATCGGTGTACGAAAAGCGTTTCACCGGCAGCGCGCCCACACCGAGCGAGTACCCGAACGCGGCCGCGATGCTCTCGAACTCGTAAACCCGCTTGGGATCGGGCTTCTCGTGGATGCGATAGAGCGACGGCACATCCTTGTTCTCCAGGTACGAGGCCACGCTCTCGTTGGCGGCCAGCATGAACTCCTCGATCAGCCGATGCGCGACATTGCGCTCCGAGCGCGTGATCGCCTTCATCAGCCCGAATTCGTCGAACTCGATCACCGGCTCCGGCAGGTCGAAATCGATGGAGCCGCGCCGCACCCGTTTCCGGTTCAGTATCATCGCCAGCTCGCGCATCAATTCGAACACGTCCACCAACGCGTGGTAGCGCTCGCGGAGCTTGGCGTCGCCCTCCAAAACGGCGTTGACATCGGTGTACGTCATACGCTCGGTCGAGCGGATCACGCCCGGGGTGATTTCGTAGCCCACGATGTCGCCCTTGGGATCGATCTTCATCACGCACGACATTACCAGCCGATCCAGGTGCGGCCGCAGCGAGCAGATGTCGGTAGAAAGCTCAATCGGAAGCATCGGGACGGCGCGGTCCGGGAAGTACACCGAGGTGCCGCGCAGCCGCGCCTCCGCATCCAGCGCCGCTCCCGGGCGCACGTAATGCGCAACGTCGGCGATGTGCACCTGCAGCTCGAAGTTTCCGTTGTGCAGCCGGCGGACAAACACCGCGTCGTCGAAATCGCGCGCCGTCTCGCCGTCGATGGTGACGATGGGCAGGTTGCGGTAGTCGCGGCGTCCGCGCAGCTCCCGTGCCGGGATGATGTTCTCGAAAGACTGCGCCTCCTCCAGCACGTCGGTTGGAAAACGGTGCGGCAGGTGGTACTTGCGAATGACGATCTCCACGTCCACGCCGAAATCGTCTTCGTAGCCGAGAATCTCCACCACGCGCCCGCGCGGGTTCTGGGTCGGCGTCGGCCACTCCGTGATCTCGACGTCGACAACGACGTTTTCCAGATCCCCGGCAACCTCTGTGCGCTTCGCCTCCGACCCGAGCACGCGGTGCCGTTCTTTCTGCTTGGTTGGTTGCTCCGTGTCCTCTGTGGTGGGTTTCCTGGGGATTTCCGCGCCGCGCGGGATCACGATATCCAGCGTGACCTTCTCGTCCATGGGCGTGACGTAGTTGTAGCGCGGGCCGTAATGAAACGTGCCCACCACCGTGGCGTGCGCCCGCCCGATGACGCGCAGGACCTGCCCCTCGGCCCGCCCGTCGGCCCGTTCTCGCCGCAGCTCCACCAGCACACGGTCGCCATGCATGGCATTGCCGGTGTTCTGAGAGCCGATGTAGATATCGCCATTCAGCCGCTGCCGCAGCTCTTCGCTGTCGGGAATCACAAACCCGTAGCCGTCGCGGTGCATGGTCAGGCGGCCCGCGACCAGGTTCTGGTCGGAAGATCTGGGGGGGATGGCGTAGCGGTCGCCATCCTGCGCCACCAACTCGCCGCGCCGCACAAGCTGGTTGAGACGCTCGGCCAGTTCCCGCCGCTCGTCGCCGCGCGCGCCCAGTTCGCGCACCAATTGCTTGAACCCGGCCGACTGCTTGGGCTGCTGCCCGATTTTTCTTAGAATGGCGCTGTCGGAAATCATCGGGAACCTAACCACAGAGGACGCAGAGGTATCAGAAGATGCTTAATAATCGGTTTTGAAGGGCGCTTCCAGTCACGGTAGCCGCCAGGCGCCAAGAGCTGGAAAGCCAAATGCCTCAGTGTCCCTCCGTGTTCTCCGCGGTTAGTGTTTTGTTTCAGAGTTGAACCTGTCCTGACACTGCTTGGCTTCGGCCTTGAGCACTGCGAAAGCCGGCGTGGCGCGCAGCTTGGCCAGCGCGGGATCGGTCCGCAGCGCGGTGTTGGAGCAGTAGTTTTGCTGGATGGCGCTGCGGATCAGCACCGCCGCCGTGTCCACTTCGCCGCACCACGCCAGCAGCGAGCCGTGATAGTAGCGGAACTCGGGATCGCGCTGCGCCATCAACCCCGGTTCCGCCGCCCGCGTCAGGCGATGCATTTCCGCCGGCGAGACCGGCTTCAGGCACGCCTGCAGCAGAGTGGCATACCATGCCGGACGCGACGAAATCTTGGTCGCCGCCACCCGCGCTTCGTCGGGCTTGTTTTCGCGGATCAAGAGCGCCGGAAAGACGCTCGCCGCCCAGTCCGACCCGCTGTCCAGGTGGACATACTCCAGCGCGCGAGTCGTGTTCCCCAGCTCGAAGAAGACAAACGAGCAGGAGCGGAAATCGTAGTTGTCGGGATCAAGTGCCAGCGCGGCGTCACACTCTTTCGCCGCGTCGTGCAGAAGTCCCGCGTAGCGCAGTACATAGGCCAGCGTGAAGTGCGCCTGCGCGTTTTCCGGGCGCCGCTTCACCAGTTCCATCGCCTCTCGGTACGCCTTTGCGATCCGGCCGCCCTCGGCGCGCAGCCGGATCAGGTGGGCCGCCGAGGAAATCAGGTTCTCATCCAGCGCCAGCGCCTTTTCGTAGGCCGCCGCCGACTTGTCAAGCGCCTCCTGACCTCCGCCCGAGTACTGCGCTTCGTAGTAATAGCGCAGTCCGAGCGCGTCCCATGCCGGCGCGAACTTCGGATCCAGCTCCACCGAGCGCTCCAGCATGGTTACGGCGGTGCTGTTGGGCGCCACATCGTGCGGCAGCGCAGAACCGCGGAGGTACAGATCGTAGGCGGTAGGATCGTGCGGCTGGGTGGCGGTGGCGAAGGTTGCCCCCGTAGAACCCAGTGCCGGCAGCAATCCCTGCCGCACCTGCGCCGCCAGATCTTCCTGCAGGGTCAGCAGGTTCGACGCCGGCACCGTCACCGTGCCCTGCCACACCAGGCGGTTGAAACGGGTGTCCACGTCGTCCAGGGTGATGATGAGGCGCTCGCCCTGGCTCATGTAATGGCCGGTGAGCACATTGGCGGCGTGCAACTCGCGCCCTGCCTGCTGGGGATCGTAGTTGCCTTGCAGGTATTTCGCGGTGGACGGCACGGGGCGGATCTCCAGCGCGCGCGTGTACGCGAGGATCTTCACCAGTTGGTCTGGCACGGCGAAGCGCAGGTAGTCCGTGTCCGGATCGCCGCTGACGTTATTGAACGGGAGCACGACGATCGTGTTGTTCGCCACCGCCGGCGCCGGCACAGCGCGTCCGTGCTTTGCCCACCAAACGGTGATCACGAGCAGGATCATTACCAGCAGGCCGGCGATTGCAACCAACGCGTAAATCTGCCGGAGGCTCAGCTTGCGGAAGGTTCGGGTGGAAGCCAGGGGCGCCTGCGCCGGCACCTCGGCCCCGACCGCTCGCAATTCCAACTCGCGCTTCAGCGCCCGCAAGTCCTGCGCCAGTTCACGCGCGCTCTGGTAGCGCTGTGCGCGGTCTTTCTCCAGCAGCTTGCCGACAATGGCCTCAAAGCCCGGCGGCAGCGATGGGTTCATGGTCAGCGGCGATACCGGCTTTTCGTGCTGGATCGCGGCCAGCGCCTGCACCGAGGTGCGCGCCAGGAACGGCTTGCGTCCGGTCGCCGCCTCGTAGAGCACGATTCCCAGGGAAAACAAATCACTGCGCG
Proteins encoded in this window:
- a CDS encoding RNB domain-containing ribonuclease, giving the protein MISDSAILRKIGQQPKQSAGFKQLVRELGARGDERRELAERLNQLVRRGELVAQDGDRYAIPPRSSDQNLVAGRLTMHRDGYGFVIPDSEELRQRLNGDIYIGSQNTGNAMHGDRVLVELRRERADGRAEGQVLRVIGRAHATVVGTFHYGPRYNYVTPMDEKVTLDIVIPRGAEIPRKPTTEDTEQPTKQKERHRVLGSEAKRTEVAGDLENVVVDVEITEWPTPTQNPRGRVVEILGYEDDFGVDVEIVIRKYHLPHRFPTDVLEEAQSFENIIPARELRGRRDYRNLPIVTIDGETARDFDDAVFVRRLHNGNFELQVHIADVAHYVRPGAALDAEARLRGTSVYFPDRAVPMLPIELSTDICSLRPHLDRLVMSCVMKIDPKGDIVGYEITPGVIRSTERMTYTDVNAVLEGDAKLRERYHALVDVFELMRELAMILNRKRVRRGSIDFDLPEPVIEFDEFGLMKAITRSERNVAHRLIEEFMLAANESVASYLENKDVPSLYRIHEKPDPKRVYEFESIAAAFGYSLGVGALPVKRFSYTDQRRPGRGPGPRTRSGQRQHELEIPEDVHITPHMYQKLAEKIAGKPEERILSYLMLRSLKQAKYSEENVGHFALAAPTYTHFTSPIRRYPDLIVHRILKEVLVESAEKHDGPVPLGVGVLSEKHGAWAEMRLQASGSRLQEKQESPWAKGSPKRAGHAARVSGHDFSRAEKRHDKDAASAAEHDGPVPPEVLHDIAQESSGAERRADDAERELMDWKKIKFMQGRVGEEFEALIISVTKFGFFVELMDMFIEGLVPLSSLTDDQYTYHDTTKQIIGQRTKKKYSLGERVRVILDRIDSVQRKLQFAVIEEKPSRAQRRHKR
- a CDS encoding protein kinase; the encoded protein is MIGQTISHYRIVRKLGGGGMGMVYEGEDIRLGRRAALKFIPEDVAGNAASLERFQLEARTTSSLNHPNICTVYDIASHNGLPFIVMELLEGQSLKDRLERGPLDALEVLDIGIQIADALDAAHAKGVVHRDVKPGNIFLTHRGQAKILDFGLAKLAPEPQLVTVGDARPRSRPSEAITEMNVIPGTTVYMSPEQARCEQLDARSDLFSLGIVLYEAATGRKPFLARTSVQALAAIQHEKPVSPLTMNPSLPPGFEAIVGKLLEKDRAQRYQSARELAQDLRALKRELELRAVGAEVPAQAPLASTRTFRKLSLRQIYALVAIAGLLVMILLVITVWWAKHGRAVPAPAVANNTIVVLPFNNVSGDPDTDYLRFAVPDQLVKILAYTRALEIRPVPSTAKYLQGNYDPQQAGRELHAANVLTGHYMSQGERLIITLDDVDTRFNRLVWQGTVTVPASNLLTLQEDLAAQVRQGLLPALGSTGATFATATQPHDPTAYDLYLRGSALPHDVAPNSTAVTMLERSVELDPKFAPAWDALGLRYYYEAQYSGGGQEALDKSAAAYEKALALDENLISSAAHLIRLRAEGGRIAKAYREAMELVKRRPENAQAHFTLAYVLRYAGLLHDAAKECDAALALDPDNYDFRSCSFVFFELGNTTRALEYVHLDSGSDWAASVFPALLIRENKPDEARVAATKISSRPAWYATLLQACLKPVSPAEMHRLTRAAEPGLMAQRDPEFRYYHGSLLAWCGEVDTAAVLIRSAIQQNYCSNTALRTDPALAKLRATPAFAVLKAEAKQCQDRFNSETKH